The Rhipicephalus sanguineus isolate Rsan-2018 chromosome 4, BIME_Rsan_1.4, whole genome shotgun sequence DNA window actaGACAGATTTTTAGCTGTGCCGTTGTATCGAACCGTCGCTGCCATCGCAAATATGCCTTCGTTACTTCCAGTTTACGTACTTGCGTGGTAGCACACAAATTGCATAGAAGCACCCTGCCTCGTGCATGGTTCAGAATTAGCGGCGCACCCTTGTGAGGATTGCCACGGCAGTTTTGTTTCTGTTGCGACGACATTCCGCGCCTGCGTCTACCGTTCTCAGCGAGTGTAGATTGTTAATACAGTGCACGGCGAGGcaatgtacacaggcgtccactgttaaagggaacatcggagcgtgtggcggcagctcggcgccaccgccggccagcggctgcaacgagtttcgcgcaggcgcagtgcgcgctgtgagtcgtgctctttcgtcgtctgcttccgcgctgcgaatcgtcgcgaagcgaaccgctgacgcgacgaaagagcaccgggcacggtgctcactgtgcctgcgcgaaactcgttgcagccgctggccggcggtggcgccgagctgccgccacacgctccgatgttccctttaacagtggacgcctgtgtacgtgAGGTGTAAAACCATCAAGACGTTGACTGCGGAGCGCCATGCCTAAAGCGACTGGTGTCAGACATGTGGCCACTTGTTTGCTCTTGATTTTCGTCAATTAGTCATAATGAAATGGCGGTTGTGGTGGTGAAAATATATTGACAGCTGATTGTACACAAGTGCTGTGGGCAGTGTCCGTAGTTTCCGTTAGCGAAAGCGGCTGCGCGGGCTTCTCCGGCTCCCGAAATCAGAGCAGGATAACTCTGAATTTTGGCCGACTTTCAGGGACTTTCCCTGGCAGTCCCATATCATGTGGTGAAAGTCCGCTGTTTCCCCACAACACGTGCTCAAGCAGCCTATAGGTGTGTCGGGTCCTTGAGGGAAAATTTCTGCTCATGCCTTCAATTGTTGGTCTTTCACTGACTCTAATTTGCAAGTGAGGGCACTTACTCTTACCACTCATATGTCATTTCTGTGGGCTTTCTTGCACGTTTGTTTCGTTTGGCGCCATTTGAGCAAATTACGATTAGCACCACACCGAGTTCTCTTGAGCCAAAGGGCAGTTGAATTTAGGTCCGGCTGTAAATGCATGGAGTCATAAACGATAACTGCGTCGCGTCGCATGTTGCATGTGGTTATAATGGTCATAATGAAATGCATTATTATAATAGCAGGTGAGTGTACGAGACCAGTTCCAAGTCCAGTTATTTGCCTCAAAGAACACGGGCCATGCATAGCACTGCAGCTGCGCCTCGCTCTTGCGCAGGCATTGGGCAGGGCATGATGTACTTCTGCAACACGATCGTGATCAACCAGTACTTCAAGCGGCACCGGGCGTCGGGCAACGGCATCTACTTCGCCGGCGGCACGCTCAGCTCGTTCTTCTTCCCGCCCATGCTGTTCAGCATTATCAACACGTACGGCCTGCGCACCACGCTCCTCTTTCTGGGCGCCATCTCACTGAACGCCATCCCGGGCTCGATGCTGCTCGAGTCGCCGTTCAACCGCATGCGCCGCATCGACCGCCACAAGAAGTTGCGGCTCGTCGCCGTCGACAACGAGTGCACGCCCGAGAAGATGAAGCTGCCCGTGGAACGCACCACGGGCCACAGCAACGTCGAGGAGAAGCTCGAGCGCTGGTTCCGCAGTCAGCTGGCCGTGTTCTCCTTCTTGCGGCGGCCCATCTTCTACGTCATCGTGTTCACGGGCATCACGTTCTCCTTCTCGTTCGTCGTGTTTCCGGTGACTATTGTAGACTTCGCCATCAGCCGCGGCGTGGCCAGGAACCGTGCCGCACTGCTGCTCACCAGCTTCTCAACGGGCGACTTGGTGGGCCGCTTGTTCAGCGGCGTGCTCACCGACCGCAAGCTGCTGCGCAAGGACCACATGATGGTGCTCACATACGCCGTGTGGAGCGCCGCCTTCTTCGCGCTGCCCGTGTGCGACACCTACGAGCTCACCTTCGCCGTCACCGTGGCGCTGGGCATGGCCGTCGGCAGCGGAGGCATCTTCAACACGGTGCTGCTGGCCGACTACCTGGGCGTGCGGGTCATGCCAACCACGTTCGCCATGTACCGCATGGTGCTGGGCATCATTTCTCTTATCCGGCCTTTCTTCATCGGTGAGTGTCCGGGCACTGCACATGTCCGTGAAATCGAAAAACCTATGCGTTGTATGGCATCGGCACGCGCTCGCGATAAAAAAGTTCGTGTAGACGGTGGGGTGAAAATTGACGGTATTCCTCCAAAGAATCGGCCAACGCTCATTTTTGGTGGCCTCGCAAAAGCAGGCACATTCGGCACGACAGTGCACACAAGTCCTACAGTTTCCAGATGTATGGGCGCTGCTTCTCTCCACCTTGGCATCGAGAGCATGACAGTGTGAGACGCGTGCGCATGTTACCACAAACAGTATTATATAACGGTTGGTTTGCAGCACTTGCAGTAGCTACGCTTATGTTCCACAACTTATGTTCCACAGTTTAGCCCTGTAAAGATCATTGTCTGATTGAATACCCGAATCGCAAATGAGATTTtcataataataactgctgggattttacttcccaaaaccgcgatatgattataagacacgccgtagtgaaggactccggattaactttgaccacctcacgttcattaacgtgcacgtaaatctgtGCATGGAagttccttgcatttcgcccacgGTTCGTAATGCGTCCGccatggctgggaatcgaactcccGCCCTCGAGAAGATTTTAATGCGCTTGTTCAAACACTCCATCCATCTTCGGGGATACTTGTATCAGAAGCTTTCCAATGAAAGTTGGGTCATTGTGTCGGTAGTCCACAGTTTAGCAATGGATGGAACATCTATGCTGACAAAACCGTATCGGCCAGGCGTGAACTACGGGCCACTGGATCTGAAAATGTACGTGCCGTGTTTACAGTTACGTTCTAAAAGTTTATAAACAGGTTCTGCCCTCTTTAGCTCCTGTTTAGGTGCTACGGACGCTGTTAAACTTCCTGGCGCACACACGCGCCTAGGCGATATATAAGGACCTTCGGATGCATACCGGATGCATATTTCAGCATGGTTTTGCgtaataaatttttcagttggcAGAAAGGCTGCCCACGTGAGCGCTTTGTCCGATAAATTCATCGTTAAATCCTCGATAGCCTTGCTTGACAAAGAGCTTAGTTATCTCAGCTTGCGAAGACAGTTATCGCCTTGTTAGTTTTACCTTTTATTTTCTAACCGGACCCTCCTGTACACGTGATGTGTAAATGTTTCACTTGGCagcagcgctcgtcccgtgttctTCTTCCTTTCATCTCTCGTGTTTTCGCGCTGGTCATTAAGTACGCAACCGTGACAACCAGCCCAGTTTGCAAAATGATCTGCCGCACGGACGTAAAACAGCGCTGGCGCCGCGACGTTGTGCTTGGTGATGGCGGAAGCAAAACCCGAAGACAGAAACTGGCATCACGTGCATGTTTCACACGTGTACAAAATCGTGtccctgaaggccgtttcacgcTGGTATACGTGGGACCTGAGGGTGCTAATCAAACTGTGTAGTTTGCTGCtaagtgcataaaaaaaaaaaggcacatgcagtttcgccgcaagggcgaagcaatgaatgcgatagcaagaaaagcggcccgtgatggacgcgctgctacgctgcataaacatctgccccccggcagcaactatactcgcggaaaacttttcttggcagtgaagcgaaggctacagagccacaatgcacgtatcttaccgctaatgaatgtagtcccacaattgcgtccgtattttctgcgtgagatattcTACATttcctacatgtagctttttgagacggaacgcagcgctcacaagcgaaacatatgtatttcttttactttatacgttgtcactttgcgtttttgcgtgcgtgaaaagtcgtgccttttacccgtaccttggacgctaagcagcgtttgcgtcgaaatgcaacgctagccatcactttccacggcgttacgacagcgcgccaaaccggactacttcgcgtagcagtacatgtgcagacgctccaccccgtagctttcccttcattgccaagaaaagttgtccgcgagtgtaccgcgcgagaagacagcgg harbors:
- the LOC119389363 gene encoding monocarboxylate transporter 9 isoform X2; protein product: MTTGLLEKKGSAPGQQQQQATGQPPANPYQDTFRSWVVGVACAWNFFWLTLVNRSSGILFVAILDVFNVSRQEAAWSFSLMDTLASFTIIVCSVVYKVVDTRELSIIGSLTVSGACMLCFLAFRVQVITVVLGTIIGIGQGMMYFCNTIVINQYFKRHRASGNGIYFAGGTLSSFFFPPMLFSIINTYGLRTTLLFLGAISLNAIPGSMLLESPFNRMRRIDRHKKLRLVAVDNECTPEKMKLPVERTTGHSNVEEKLERWFRSQLAVFSFLRRPIFYVIVFTGITFSFSFVVFPVTIVDFAISRGVARNRAALLLTSFSTGDLVGRLFSGVLTDRKLLRKDHMMVLTYAVWSAAFFALPVCDTYELTFAVTVALGMAVGSGGIFNTVLLADYLGVRVMPTTFAMYRMVLGIISLIRPFFIGYFRDRIGTYDGLYFLLGAYSFLITLIWIVISIVQYSRGTKKYNLK
- the LOC119389363 gene encoding monocarboxylate transporter 9 isoform X1 gives rise to the protein MSHSWSDVDSYGGTAATTARCKPISKEHWHARGSGPPAAMTTGLLEKKGSAPGQQQQQATGQPPANPYQDTFRSWVVGVACAWNFFWLTLVNRSSGILFVAILDVFNVSRQEAAWSFSLMDTLASFTIIVCSVVYKVVDTRELSIIGSLTVSGACMLCFLAFRVQVITVVLGTIIGIGQGMMYFCNTIVINQYFKRHRASGNGIYFAGGTLSSFFFPPMLFSIINTYGLRTTLLFLGAISLNAIPGSMLLESPFNRMRRIDRHKKLRLVAVDNECTPEKMKLPVERTTGHSNVEEKLERWFRSQLAVFSFLRRPIFYVIVFTGITFSFSFVVFPVTIVDFAISRGVARNRAALLLTSFSTGDLVGRLFSGVLTDRKLLRKDHMMVLTYAVWSAAFFALPVCDTYELTFAVTVALGMAVGSGGIFNTVLLADYLGVRVMPTTFAMYRMVLGIISLIRPFFIGYFRDRIGTYDGLYFLLGAYSFLITLIWIVISIVQYSRGTKKYNLK